The Leucothrix mucor DSM 2157 DNA window AGGACAGGTAATATCCTGATTCACTTAAGCGCAGCAGTAATGGTTTGGCCTGCTCAATGAGTCCAAGCCGTTTCGCAGTAGCAATCACCCCGGCGCTGCCCATCATGTCCAGAGACAATTGACGTGCGATTTTACGGCCCTTGGCTTCATTAAGCCTTATGCTCCTGAACCCACTTTTCAGCAAAGTCTGCTTCAGACTCGGCATCTTCTGGCGAGTAATCTACAACTGGTATCCCCATTTCTGATATCAGTGTAAGCATTTCAGACAATGGCTTGCCGGCTACCTTTGCTGCGGCTGCGATAGATAATTGTTTGTCCCGAAACATGGAAACGCCAAGCACCAGACGAACTTGCTCAAGGTTTGGAATACCTGTCAGTTGTTCCATGCTTACGAGTAGTGCGTCCGGTTTATTACGGTTTGTGATCATCATCAAGTCCAGTTTGGCGGCTCGTAATGCGACTGATGGGTTTGTTTTTAATTCACGAACATTGACCACTTGCATTTTATGTTCTCCTTTAATACAGGAACATTTGGAGAGTGCCATGTACGACAAACTCAGGCAAATACTATATCGGCGTAATCTCACCCGTGAAGGGGGACGGCGGGTGGCGGCCGCTGGTTACATTAAATCAGCTTCGCCTCCTGCGTCGGAAGGCGCTGATTCAATGCAACCAGCGCCCTTGTTTGGGTTTGTCAGTTTGCAGTTAAAAAATGATGTAGCCTACTGAATCTGCTCGGATGGCTTTTTATTGGTGTTTAAGTTAGCGATTTTAATTATAATCGGTACTTGGTTCTAAGAGCACAGCAGGGATACTTATTTTAGTAAGTGCTGGTAAAAGCTAAACTCCATGTTGATATTGCAGGCTACAGATAGGGTCTAGAGGTTTTTGTAAGGGCCTCTAAAAAGTACAAGCCAAACCCTATTTAGACCTGTTGCTCCTGTATATTCCTGGTGAATGCGTTAGAAATACAAAAGGAGAATCTAGTATGGGTAGTGATTATGTTATAAAAGAGGTTGAATCAAGGCTTAAATCTGGCAATAACCCACTACTGTTATTAGATTTCATTGAGTCTGAATTTAGTTGGTTACGAGATGAAATGCCTGAACTGGGGGGGGCGATTGACGAGTATCTGTCAGAAATAGAGCAAATTTTAAGTGGGCATTTGCCATTAACTGATGCACAAAAAGAAGGCGTTAATGCCCGTGTCTTTTTAATGCTAATTACTCTCAGCGTGAGAAAGCCACAGAGTGACTGCTAAGCCCTAAACTACTCTTAAGTTGTTGGCTGGATTGGTCAGAACGAAGTTAAAAACGTATCGCTAAGGTCTATTTCATCAGTATTTAGCCTTTTGGGCTGTGTCATCAAACGGTCGTCTAACAAGACACCTCGTACTCTCTAGGTTTTCTCTCAGAAACACCGAAATAATGTTCCGTAAAGCCATCTCATCAATCAAGATCCCACAAACTCATCTCGTTCAATAATAACTAGGACTCTCGATATAAGAAACTTGAACAGAATATTGCTTAGCGCGACTTTTCGTTCCACTGGGCCTCATACCTCTTAACGGTATGATTCAAGCTCTTAACTCTGAAATAAGCCCAAGTATGGAATCACTTTACAAATTCTAGCGGACTTTGCTCATCAAATGATTAAACGATAGATTTCTTTTGATTTGGTGTATTAAGTGGTAAATTTAGGCTTAATATTTATGGTAGTAAGCGCGCTATGCAGGCGTTAGGTGTTTTTCCAATTAAGGAATAAGAATGACAAAAAAAGATAGAATAGCGATCGTTGTATCAGTGATTTATTCATTGTTTCCAATATTCGTAATGATAGATAGTGAAAAAGGGGCTTTTTTCTTCCTTCTTCCAGTTTTTATTTACTGGGGGTATAGGTTCATTCAAGGTGACGTTAGCTTCATAGGGAAGAAAGATGATCATTCATAGTAGGTGCAAAAAGTGCAGCGAAATTCTCAATGTTGTTGAGCTTAAAGACAACCCTGAAGGAGTCGGTATGGTCTGTGTTGACAAATCTAAATGTAAAGAGCGTCAACAAAAGGCAAAGCAAAAACACACCTAATAAGCCCCTGGTGGCGATGTAAGAAAGCTATTCGAGCCTAACAGGAAACCTTATTTTTGATCATTTTAATGATTCCAATTACTAGGCATAACGCCGATTATGCGAACCATCACCAATCATACTTAGGAGCCAAATCCCTACGGAGTTCATCCAGAAGCTTCTCCAAACCACCGTCTCAGTATTTACCGGAGCAGCGGGCTAAGTGTGAGAAGAAGCATAAAAACGCTCGCAAACTAGGGGCGATTCAAGCAATTTCTAGTGTATTAGCCTTTGCTCTATCTAGTTTCTGGAGTACTTCAGACCAGTTAACGCTGCTACTTTGCGCTCATCAATCAGTTCCTGAGCCAAATCAGTCTCTTGTGGAATATGTTGGCAAGCAGCATGAATGGACTGCCAAAGTTGTTCTTTAGCCGTACGTTTGTGAGGCTTGAAACTATTGATAGTATCATTTCAAGACAACGAACGAGACTAATGTGTTTCGTAATTCATCCGCTCTTGTAACAACTCGCGTTCTCTTTCCAATTCAAGTCGCAGCTCTTCCTCACTGGGTAGCTCAGTCATGTATTTAGACGCAAATAGATTTGCGTTATCATTCAGGACAGAATACTTGGCAACAGTATGATTGTTTTCAGTGCAGAGAATTAAACCAATCGTGGGATTGTCATCAGACCGTCGCTTTTTCTCCTCATACATGCGCACATACATATCCATTTGGCCCACGTCTTGATGTGTGAGACGCTGCATTTTCAGGTCAATGAGTAAGAAACACTTGAGGTGGAAGTTGTAGAACACCAGATCAATATAATAGTCGCCATCGTCAGTGCTGATGCGTTGTTGGCGCTCGACAAAAGCAAAGCCTTTACCCAGTTCTAACAGGAATTTTTGGAGGTTTTCAATTAAGGCTTGCTCCAGTTCGCTTTCTTGAAGTGAATCAGACGGCAAGCCAAGAAAGTCAAAGATATAAGGATCACGTAAATAGTCTTTGGGTGAAATAGCTAATGGCTTGGTCTTTTGGTCTGCCTCCTCAAGTACCGGTTGTTTTTCCTTACTGGAGAGGAGGCGTTCGTAATAGAGAGTGCCGATTTGACGGCTTAAAGCTCTTACGCTCCAGCTTTGCTCAATCGCTTCTTTCATGTACCACAAGCGGGCTTGCTCGTTTTCAATACGAGAAAGGGTGCGATAATGCGACCAACTCAATTCGTGACACAGTGTGTCACGAATTGGAAACGCTAGATAAACCAACCGCATATAGCGCAAATTTGACGTATCAAAGCCTTTACCAAATTCAGCAGTCAATGATTGCGATAATGCCTTTAGTAACGCTTTTCCATACTCCGCACGGCTTTCACCTTGCTGTTCATGCTCGACAATCAAATAGCCAATCTGCCAGTAGGTTTGAACCATCACTGTATTGAACGTAGTTACTACTTTTTGACGGCTTTGGCTCAGCAGTTCTCTAACACTATCCAGCAATTGCTTGTCTTGAGGGGCTGGGGTGTTGGTCATAGGGTATGTCCTTGGGCTTAATATATCAGGTGATTATATACTGCTAATCACCATTACCCATGACTGGTTTATAGGAAATATCCAAACCCATATAAGCAGGCCCAAAGGCAGACAAGCCCTTACTAGTCGTAAACTCCTTCGGCGCAGGCAATAAAATCACTGCCACATTCATCCCCTCAACGGGGTTGGGATTGGTCAATGGCTCACCTTTATCCAAATCCAGCAGGCAAATCAAATCCGGTATCGTGACTTGTATTTCCCCATCCAACCAGCCCAGCATATTCTCGTTTTTCACCTGAATATGGTACTCAGAGCCTTGATGCTCACCGCTGCCATTGATGTAAATATCGCCCAGTGTAAAGCCTGCTTCTGTTCTAAATTCAGCAGCGCTAATCACGCCTCTAAAGCTTACATCACCACCACCATGACGAGCAATTTTAGCGGCTAAGTCCAGCTTATCCCGCTTAGATTCGCGGAACACGCGGCCCAGCTCCAGCGCTTTTGAGATTGAGCCTTTAATCACCGAGTCTGCAATTTCTTCAATCGCCAGAGCATGATCAATCGCGGCAATGTCATTACGGCTGATCATCGCTAAGGCTCTGACAATCTGCTCAGCGCGCATATCATCCATTACATTTTCACAGATAAAGCACTCGCCAAACTCATTCGCGGTGATGATTGGCGCGGCGGGTAAGCCATTGAAGTAATAAGTTGAGTGCGTTATCTCAGGTACGGCTCTGCCAGCCGGGTCGGCATCAATAATATGGCCATCGGTCATGGCCGCCACATAGAATGAAATGGCCGTATTAGAGCCGCCCAGCTCACAGCAAATTGTCCCGTAAAATTCACTGCCGCTGTAGTCTTGCAAGCGTTTGAAGGCGGTCATAATGGCTGGCTCGCTGGTACGTGGCAGGCGGGCGTATTGTTTTTCTTCATGCTCTGGCAGGGCTGAGATTGCGCCGAGTAAATAGGGCGTGCACACCTTGGAGCCTGCGGGTACATCATCAACGCTGACTAGGCGGAACTCTTTGCCTTGTGCCAGTGCGGAGTCAATGTATTGAAGCCCTTCGTCGAGCTCGCCACCGCCGCCGGTTCCAAGAATTGCGCAGCCGTATAAAATGTCAGTCAAATCCTGACGGGATAAAATTCTCATGATTGAAGTCCTGAAGTGAGTAGCGAATTAAGCGATGACTTTTTGTGGCAAGGTTTTGGCCAGCGCGTAGTAACAAACGGCGGCGACTAGTAAGGAGTCCAGTGCCGAGAGTGGCGTCAGAAACATAATCTGAGACTCAGACAG harbors:
- a CDS encoding DUF3368 domain-containing protein, translated to MPSLKQTLLKSGFRSIRLNEAKGRKIARQLSLDMMGSAGVIATAKRLGLIEQAKPLLLRLSESGYYLSSTVVDMAPQDHKS
- a CDS encoding PDDEXK nuclease domain-containing protein, which produces MTNTPAPQDKQLLDSVRELLSQSRQKVVTTFNTVMVQTYWQIGYLIVEHEQQGESRAEYGKALLKALSQSLTAEFGKGFDTSNLRYMRLVYLAFPIRDTLCHELSWSHYRTLSRIENEQARLWYMKEAIEQSWSVRALSRQIGTLYYERLLSSKEKQPVLEEADQKTKPLAISPKDYLRDPYIFDFLGLPSDSLQESELEQALIENLQKFLLELGKGFAFVERQQRISTDDGDYYIDLVFYNFHLKCFLLIDLKMQRLTHQDVGQMDMYVRMYEEKKRRSDDNPTIGLILCTENNHTVAKYSVLNDNANLFASKYMTELPSEEELRLELERERELLQERMNYETH
- a CDS encoding UPF0175 family protein — encoded protein: MQVVNVRELKTNPSVALRAAKLDLMMITNRNKPDALLVSMEQLTGIPNLEQVRLVLGVSMFRDKQLSIAAAAKVAGKPLSEMLTLISEMGIPVVDYSPEDAESEADFAEKWVQEHKA
- a CDS encoding DUF917 domain-containing protein, translated to MRILSRQDLTDILYGCAILGTGGGGELDEGLQYIDSALAQGKEFRLVSVDDVPAGSKVCTPYLLGAISALPEHEEKQYARLPRTSEPAIMTAFKRLQDYSGSEFYGTICCELGGSNTAISFYVAAMTDGHIIDADPAGRAVPEITHSTYYFNGLPAAPIITANEFGECFICENVMDDMRAEQIVRALAMISRNDIAAIDHALAIEEIADSVIKGSISKALELGRVFRESKRDKLDLAAKIARHGGGDVSFRGVISAAEFRTEAGFTLGDIYINGSGEHQGSEYHIQVKNENMLGWLDGEIQVTIPDLICLLDLDKGEPLTNPNPVEGMNVAVILLPAPKEFTTSKGLSAFGPAYMGLDISYKPVMGNGD